The Chryseobacterium geocarposphaerae genome has a window encoding:
- a CDS encoding type II 3-dehydroquinate dehydratase — protein sequence MKVLIINGPNLNLLGTREPEIYGTISMEDCLENLKSEFSSHQIQYYQSNIEGELINRLQKNDFDALIINPGAFTHYSYAIADCLKNIQKPKVEVHISNIYKREEFRQKSVTAANTDAVLSGFGMDGYRLAVLSLK from the coding sequence ATGAAAGTTTTAATTATAAATGGTCCTAATCTCAATTTATTAGGAACAAGAGAGCCGGAAATTTATGGAACGATTTCGATGGAGGATTGTTTGGAAAACTTAAAATCTGAATTTTCTTCTCATCAAATACAGTATTACCAGTCGAATATTGAAGGCGAACTGATTAACAGGCTTCAGAAGAATGACTTTGATGCTCTGATTATTAATCCGGGAGCTTTTACCCATTATTCTTATGCAATTGCAGATTGTTTAAAAAATATTCAGAAGCCGAAAGTAGAGGTACATATCAGTAATATTTATAAAAGAGAAGAGTTCCGCCAGAAATCCGTAACGGCTGCAAATACGGATGCGGTTTTATCAGGATTTGGAATGGACGGTTATAGGCTGGCTGTTTTGAGTTTGAAATAG